In Bacillus weihaiensis, the genomic stretch CATATCGTTGTATCTCTGACTATGTTCATCCGAAGAAAGATGGAGAATTTGACTATGTCGCTATGTTTGCAGTAACAGCTGGAAGTCAAATTAGAGAGCTTGCAAGAAGCTTTAAAGACCAGGGAGATTACTTAAAAAGTCATGCTGTTCAAGCTTTAGCGTTGGAATTAGCAGAAGGTCTAGCAGAGCGCACGCATCAGCTTGTACGTGATCGTTGGGGATTCCCAGATGCCCCTGATTTTACAATGGATCAGCGCTTTTCAGCCAAATACCAAGGTCAACGATTCTCTTTTGGTTATCCTGCATGTCCTGATTTGGAGGATCAAGAAAAACTATTCAAGCTAATTAAACCAGAGGATATCGGCATTCAACTAACAGAAGGGTTTATGATGGAACCTGAAGCATCTGTAACCGCGATCGTCGTCTCCCACCCAGATGCAAAATACTTTAACGTGATGTAGATCTTTTGTTATTAATAGAAAATAAAAACACTGGCACAAATAATGACTTATCGCCCTAACCAGGTAAAAATAGAAGAAGGCCAATCCATCATCATGTGGATTGGCCTTCTATTATTAAAATGGAGTAAGTATTCACTACTTACCTACTTTTAGTAGCTACCTTTAAACCCTTACTAGACCACGAAATCCCCTTGCAGCATAATAAGAATCTGCTCCGTTATGATAAACAAATACATGTCCATATCTTAAATCACAAAAAAGAGCACCACCACGGGCTCTAATGTCATCCGGAGTTTTCACCCAGCTCGACGTTTTCTTGTCAAAGCTTTCTAGCTTTTGCAGCTCTCGATATTGTTCTTCTGTCAATAATTCAATCCCCATGGCAACAGTCATATCAATGGCACTAGTTTCTGGTTTATGTTTTTTACGGGATTCTAACGCTTCACGGTCATAGCATACACTTCTTCGACCTTTTGGACTTTCAGGTGAACAATCAATGAAAAGATATTCCTCACTTTTTCGATCATAGCCGACAACATCAGGCTCCCCTTCTGTTTTTTCCATTTCATGTAACGACCAAAGCTTTTTAGGCATAGCAAGTAGCCTTTCTTGGACATTCTCCCATTTTAAGTCTTTATGACGATGCATATTTTTCTCAAAACGTGCACTTAACACAGATAACAGCTCGTCCATTTCTTCCTTTGCCAGCTCCATTGATTGATTATAAGTCATGATCCTTCCTCCTCATTTCTATTTCATTCATTACACTGATTAATCTTTCTGTTCCTTTTTATAACGCAGCTTTTCTATCTCCGATTTTTCAAAATTGACCACTGTAAGTCCAATACGAATTAATACCATCAGCATTACCCCTGTGCCAACAACAAGATAAATCATCGTAAACCATTTCCCTAAATCTGTGAGTGGAAGTAAGCCTGAGCTTACACTTGTTGGAATTAAGCTAATGAAAGCAAAATAAAATGAATCAAGTAACGACCATCCTTCAATACCATTATAAAATAAGGTTCCTGATAATAAGATGAGGAACAATGTAGCAAGCAATGACCGAAACAGAGGTTCCTTGATTAAGGTGAAAACAGCCTTTATTAATCTCTTTAACGTTAATAGAAATGAAATCATGTAACTTCTCCCTATAGACAATTTCTATAATTTTACTCCATCTATTATATCATGAATACATTTTACTCCACATGTAAGCATGACACTCACTTCATATATTTCACCCCCATTTTGGTCACCACAGCTAACTTTGTCCTACCATCAACCTATCGTTTAGTCCTTTCCACCCAATTATCCTATTAATCGTTTTACCTCCTACCTCTTTGGGAAAAGGACAAGCAAGGAACATAGTTTTTCAACCAATTTCACATAATAAAGAACAGGTTCATCACTTAAGGAGGAATGTACTTTGAGTAATAATCAAAAACATCAAACAATGCCTGCACAGCATCAAGATGTGCAACCCGGACATGAAGATGAAATGAATCCAAAGCCTACTTTCGATGATTCAAGCTATACAGGCAGCGGAAAATTAAAAGATAAAGTAGTAATCATTACAGGTGGAGATAGTGGAATCGGACGAGCGGTTTCCGTGTTTTACGCTAAGGAAGGCGCACATGTGGCTATATCATATTTAAATGAACATGAAGATGCTGAGGAAACAAAGAAGCAAGTTGAAGCGTTAGGACAAAAATGCTTACTACTCCCAGGAGATATTGGCGATGAGGCTTTCTGTAACCAACTTGTAGACAAAACGATTGATACCTTTGGAAAGCTTGATATTTTAGTCAATAATGCTGCTGAGCAACACCCTCAAAAAGGTATTGAAGATATTACGAGTGAGCAGCTCGAACGTACTTTCAAAACAAATATCTTTTCGTTCTTTTACTTAACTAAGGCAGCCCTTCCTCATTTAAAACAAGGGAGCGCCATTGTGAATACATCTTCTGTTACAGCCTATGCAGGAAACGAGCAGCTGATTGATTACTCGTCAACAAAGGGTGCGATTACGAGCTTTACCCGCTCACTTGCATTATCCTTAGCAGGTAAAGGAATTCGTGTAAATGCTGTGGCACCAGGTCCAATTTGGACACCACTTATTCCGTCGACCTTCCCAGCAGACCAGGTTGCATCATTCGGGGCCAATACACCAATGAAACGCCCTGGTCAGCCTGAGGAGCTAGCACCAGCATACGTATACTTAGCAAGTGACGATTCTTCCTACATGACTGGTCAGGTCCTACATGTTAATGGTGGGAAGATTGTGAACGGCTAAAGAGAATAGCACATTTACATTTAAAAGGCATAGACGGTGAATCTGTCGTCTATGCCTTATTCTAGCGCCTTACTTAAAAGAGAGGGTGAAATGCGAGCTATTTTCGCTTTTCGACCATTTATTTTCGAATTTGAGCATTTTATTTTCGCTTTTGGCGTTTTTATTTTCGATTTCTAGCATTTATTAACGAAAATCATGACTTTATTCACTTTTCGACAAAAACCGACAGATTCACACCCCCACCGACTCTCGAGTTAGCCCACTTTCTTCCCTTTTCTCCTAGCCAAGATTAAAAATCCTATAAATAACGTAGGGACAAGGATAAACACACTTAATAAAGGAATATTGAAGCCTGTATTTTCTTTTATCTCATAGATTTCAGACACTTCACGTTCAAGGATAAATTCATATTCTCCATTCTCCTCTGAGAACGTATCACCTGTTAATAACCCTTGAAGCTTTTTGTCATCCGCTATTTCACTCGCTTGAATTCTCACCTTTTGTGTTTTCGTTGAATTGTTAATTGCAACAAGAATAGATTCTCCTTCAAAAGTACGTTTGAAGATCATCATTCCATCCTGTTCATAAAGGACGTTGAAATCTCCTTTTGATAAAGCCGGTAAATTATTTCTAATCGTCGCAAGCTTACCAATGTATTCAATTAATTCCTCATCTGACTGGAAATTCATTAACGGACGATTTGTTGGAGGCTCGGCCCCATCGACTGCAATTTCAGAGCCATAATAAACAAATGGCGTACCGGGTATTGTGTATAAGAAAGAAAAAGCTAGCTTAAAGCGATTACCTGGATGCTGATTTTGTTCAATTGCATAGCGAGTAAAACGGACGGTTTCATCATTATCAAAATAATTGGTTATCCTATTTGGAGTATGTTGAACAAGATTAATTAATGAATCTTGGGGTTGATCCACATTAGAAAAAGTTTCGGTCCCGATTTTATAGAACGGTTTATTAAGGATTGAATCAAAGCCTGCTTCTAAATAAGCAGCAAGTTTTTTTTCATCGTAAGCTTTGAAAGTACCAACCAAATAAAGCTCTTCTTCCTTTACCTCTTGGAGAACGCTTTCCCAATACGTTGCATCAAATAAGTCTGCATAGTGAAGATAAAAGCCGTCGATATTAGCTTCAACTAACCATTTTTGCGTGAATGCTAGTAGATTGTCTTTTCCTTTATTTGAACTTAGATCAAGTCTTTCTAGATCAAATTCTACCATCACAAGAAGCTCCTGTTTATGCGCTTCGTCAACTAGAGCCTTTAAATCCTCTACTGTTCCATAATGAGAATCAATTCTTTCACCTTCAAAGCCTTCTTCAAAAATAGATGATAAGATAAGGGTTGAGAACCCCATATCCTTTATATACTGGATTTTTTTCGTTAACCCTTCCAAATCACCGCCATGATAGGCTAATGGATCTTCTGGATTGAAATCTTCTCCGTCATTATGTGGATTTCCATTATGAAAACGATCCACTTCTACGTAATACGCCGTTTCCTCTTGCCAGTCTTTTTGATCTTTCGTTTCAGCCTGTACAGCTTGAACAGACAGAAGCAGCATGAATGTTATGAATACAGATACTATTCGTTTACCCATCTTATTATCAATTCCTCCATCTAATCTAAATCACTCTGCCTTTAAGAGTATCGTTTTCTGTTATAAATCGTCAAATCTTTATTATGAAGTTCTCTTACTCTCTCCCCCTTCGTCGATGAATGACTTTTCGATATTCTAAAGGACTTAACCCCTCTAATCGTTTAAATAGCTTCGAAAAATAGGTTGTATCAACAATTCCAACCTCTTGAGATATATAAGAAATTTTACTTTCTGTTGTTGCTAATAATTTTTTTGCTACATTCATACGATGTTTATTTAAATATAAGTTTGGAGTCATGCCAATAATTTTTTGCATGCACCGTGTAATATAATCAGGATGAAAATGAATCGCTTTTGCCAGATCATCCATTTTCATTTCTTCTTTATAGGCAGACTGAATATAAGCAATTGTTTGTTCTACGACTTTTTCAGCAGCCGTAGGAATGTTGCAAGCTTCCTTTTGTAAATGTAATAAAAATTCTTGAAAAAGGAGCTGCTGCCTCAAATGGAAATCCGGTGTTTGTTCATCTATATCCATCAACCCTTCAAAAAGGTTCTCTATATAAACTTGATTTTCAATTTCACCATAAGTAGGCAAGCAAAATCTGTAAAGTGAAGGTTTGACATAATCTCCTTCAGTTACTTTCATATCAGCCCAGTTTTCCAATCCACTCTCCGTTAAGTCATATTCAGTCGGAATAAGAAAATGAAACCAAATATACTCTGTCTTCACCTTACAGCCTTTATGACCATAATGCTCAAAGCCTGGAACCAACATGATGTATTGTCCTTTTCGAATGGAGTATGCTTGTTCATCCTCGGTTAAAAACAGCTCACCTTCTTTTACATAAATTAAATCAAAGACATTAAAAACTCTACGGAAATGCTTATTTCCCTTTTCAAAAATTGCGTAACCACCCTTAATCAAGGTAGGAAAAGGGGGGGCAAAGAATTCAATATAGGACAAAACACATCACCTCTTATGGTCGGATATTTCCAAAAGTTATCGACTTGCTCTCTTTCTATTATAACGTAATCTCTGTAAACTAAGTTGAGATTGTTAACGTTTTTAAAGAGGAGCTGATCTAATGTCGTTAACAAAACAAGATCGTAAAATCACATTATTTGCACTTACTTGGCCTATTTTCATAGAGGTTATGCTACACATGCTTATGGGGAACGCTGATACATTAATGTTAAGTCAATATTCAGATGACTCAGTAGCTGCTGTAGGGGTTTCAAATCAAATCTTATTCCTGCTCATCGTCATGTTTGGATTTATTGCCACAGGCACAACGATTTTAGTTGCTCAATATCTGGGTGCTAACAATTATAAAGATGCAAAAGAAATCTCATCCGTTTCTTTATCAGCTAACCTACTCTTTAGCCTGATTATCAGTGTTGTGATCGTGCTTACGAGTGAAGATATATTGCTTTTGATGAACATACCTCAAGAACTACTACCTGAAGCTACGTTTTACTTACAGGTCGTTGGAGGATTTTCTTTCATTCAAGCTCTCATTATGACAGCTGGAGCCATACTGAAAAGCTACGGCTACACAAAGGATACAATGTATTTAACAATCGGAATGAATCTCTTAAACATTATCGGAAACTATTTCTTTATTTTTGGTCCATTTGGTATTCCAGTTTTAGGGGTACAGGGTGTTGCGATTTCGACCGTCACGTCTCGGATAGTTGGATTAATTGTCATCTTAGTTATATTAAAGCGTCGAGTTCATTTCACCCTCTCATTAAAGAAAATCTTTGCTTTACCAGGTCACCATTTGAAAAACCTCCTACGAATTGGAGTACCAACAGCAGGAGAACAATTCTCCTACAATACTTCTCAAATGATGATTACGGTTTTCATTACTATGCTTGGCACACATGCACTAACTACGAAAATTTATACCCAAAACTTAATGATGCTCATCTTGTTGTTTAGTTTAGCGGTTAGTCAGGGAACTCAAATATTAATTGGCTATTTAATTGGAGCAAAAGAGTACGACGCGGCCTACAAACGTTGTTTATCAAGTCTCTACGCTGGTGTCATAATCTCAACAGTTATGGCTATCATTTTCACACTCTTTTCTAAGCAATTACTAGGTATTTTCACAACAGATGAAAGAATACTTGAAACGGGTGCCATCTTAATTCTATTTACAATTATCCTTGAACCTGGTCGAGCATTTAACATGATTATCATTAGCTCTTTACGTGCCGCAGGAGATATCAAATTCCCAACCTATATGGGCATTTTATCAATGTGGGGTATTAGTGTCCCCATTGCCTATGTTTTAGGAATTCATTTTGAGCTAGGTTTAGTAGGTATTTGGGTTGCCTTTATTGCCGATGAGTGGTTTAGAGGCATTATTATGCTAGCAAGATGGAAATCTCGTATTTGGGAAAGAAAGCAATTTGCAACTAGCAAGCCTTTACCTGCTAGTTAATCTACTTAGGAGAGGCTCAGACAGAAATGCCCGGCACCTTAACGGACAAACTATGTGTACGCACTGATTTATCTAAGTGTATACATTAGATTGTATCAGAGGGTGCCTGGCTCTTTTTTTGTCCAGAAACGTGCCAAACTGCTATTAACAAGAACAATAATCAAGTAAACACCACATAGGTTACTAGTAGTCTAAGCTGTTCTTCATAATTTCCAAATCATCAGCATACATAAATTGTACAAACATTCTCTCATCCCCTATAATCATTGGTAGAAATGGAGGTACGATATGAAGCTTGATGAAAACATTTTTAAACTATTCGTTCTTTGGTATGTCATCGGGGTTGTTTTATTAACCTTTGACCTTATTCCTCCATATCTTGAATGGGCAAATGTTGTTTTCTTAGTACTCGCCGGTACTATTGGAGGAATTTATTTCACTCACACATTTGGCAGAAAGATGGGCTTTTCCATAAGCATATTTGTGATTCTTTTTTCCATTGCCGCAGAGCACCTTGGAGTGGAATATGGTCTCTTATTTGGAGATTATTATTACACGAGTGATTTTGGTCCTCAAATCTTAGGAGTGCCTGTTGCCATCGGCTTTGCTTGGCTGCTTGTCATTGCTGGTACCCACGCTATTACGAAAGTCATAATAGGTGAAACGCGTTTCTTATCTTTTACAATAGTCGCTTCTTTATTAACGGTATTGATTGACTTAATCATTGATCCTGTCGCTTTCGAGGTAAAGCATTATTGGGTCTGGAATGCAGAAAGCTTTTACTATAACGTCCCGATGTCTAACTTTATAGGCTGGTTTGTAGTCGGTTACTTTATCCATTCTGTTATTTATCTAGTAACAATGAAACAACCCATCGTTTACTCAAAATGGCATTCACGAATGGTTCTCGTTTACTTTCTTGTATTAGCTATGTTTGTCTTACTAGCCGCCATTCACACTTTATGGTTAGCGGTCTTATTAACAGGTTCCCTCGCATTACTCACCCTGTTTTTCTATATTCGAAACCGAAATGAGGGAACTCCAGCGTGATGGAAGCAACTAAACGAGCTTGGTTTGAAGCCTTGTTTGACCTTTATAATCATAGATTACTAAAAAAACATTTTCACACAATTTACTTATCTTCATCATCAGCTATCCCTTTACCATCACAAGCTGTTTTTTGTATAAATCATAGCTCTTGGTGGGATGCATTGGTTCTCTTTCACTTAAACCGTCATGTCTTACATAAGGATTTATATGTCATGATGCATGAAAAGGGGATAACAGAGTACCCTTTTTTTAGGAAGCTTGGTGCCTTCTCCGTTAATCGAGCTAAACCAAGAGATATCATTCGCTCCCTATCTTATAGTGGGAAACTACTACAAGAGGGGAAAACTGTCGGTCTATTTCCACAGGGGGATGAGTTTCATTTAGAAAAACGCCCCTTGCAGTTTTTACCAGGAAGTATTTCCTTAATTGAAAAATATAAGCAGATCCCCCTCCTCCCGATCTGTTTTTATTATAGCTTTGGTCATGTAAAAAATCCTGAAGTCTATATCCATATTGGTGAACCTATATACTATGATCAATTACAAGGGAATAAACGAAAAGATAAAAATACTGCTTTAGAAAGAATGTATACGTTACAGCTTGATAAACTTAGAGAATTAGTGATTAACGAAAAAGTCGACTCTTTTCACCCAATACTTTAAGAACGTTAGGAATGGAAAATATGAAAAAAGTTGCCGTTATTGGAGCTGGGCTTGGCGGCTTATCTGCTGCTATCTCATTAGCAACAAAAGGCTATTCTGTTGAACTATTTGAAAAGAACAATCATTGTGGTGGAAAATTAATGCCGTATGAGCTTGGGACACATAAATTTGATTTTGGTCCAAATACCATTACGATGCCAGATGTATTTAAACAGGTTTTTGCACTTGCTTCAGAAAATCCAGATGACTATGTAACCTTTAAAAAACTGAATGTGCATACAAGAAATTCGTTTGCAGACGGTAGCCACTTCGATTTCACGAGCGACCGGTCATTGATGAAAAACCAATTAGTAGAGCTTGATTCTTTCGGAGAAGCACATTATGATTCATTCATTAAAGAAATTACAAGGCTTTACACACTATCAGAAAAGCACTTCTTTTATAAAACGTTTCAATCCTATACAGATTATCTGTCCCCAACGCTAGGGAAGGCTCTTTTACAAGTAAGGCCTTATGAATCTCTTTACCATTTCTTTTCAAGGTATTTCCAGAAGAAAGAAGTACTTGAAGCCTTCTCAAGATATGCTACATACATTGGCTCTTCTCCATATGTAAGTCCAGCAACATTTGCAATGATTGCTTATTTAGAGCTTGTTCAAGGGGTTTATTATATAGAAGGAGGAAATGTCCAGTTAGCTAAAGCCTATGAAAAAGTAGCAAGAAAGTTAGGTATTACTATTCATCTCAATACAAAAGTAACGAAAATGAATGTAACAAATAAAAAAATCACATCACTTGTCCTAAATGATGCAAAAACAGCTGCATTCGATGAGGTGGTGATGAACGCAGATTTGCTAAAAGCATATCCAGAACTAATACATGAAGATAACCGCCCTCACTTTACAAATAAAAAGCGGGACAAGTATCAACCATCGATATCCGCATTTGTAATCCTAGCTGGTTTATCGCATAGAAATAAAGGGCTTCTTCATCATAATGTCTTCTTCTCACGTGATTATGAAAAAGAATTTAATGACCTCTTTCAATCTGGAAGTTATAGCTGGGAGCCAACGATCTATATTAGTAATAGTTCCTATACAGATCAGAGCCAGTCACCTGATGGAGATAATTTATTTATTCTTGTGAATGCACCTGCACTACATCAAGATGGTGAATTAGGGGTAGACCCTGAAGCTTACAAACAGATGATTTATGATCAATTAGAAAAAAGGGGTGTGCAGATACGAGACTTTTTAGTAGAAGAAAAAGTCATTACACCTAAAGATATTGAGGAAAAATTCGGTGCCTATCGTGGAGCCCTCTACGGACTTGCCAGTAACAAAAAAATTGACGCCTTTTTACGACCTAGTAATTTCGCGAAAGATATAGTGAATTTATCATTTGTAGGTGGAAGCACTCATCCAGGAGGCGGATCACCGATGGTTGTTATTAGTGGATTAAATGTGGCACATGCATTGGGTAATCGGTTATGAGAGCCATTTCCTAGGTAGATCAATCAAAAAACAGCAGCTCAATTCTTTCATGAGATGCTGTTTTTGATTTCTAACAATCTCCTATCCTGATATACTCTCTAGGATCATCGATTTTTCTTCATTCGTGACAAACTGTTTCTCAGTAAACACTTGATAGTTCTTTTTGCGGATAATGGTTAAAATTTCACGATATAAGAGCGCTGAAGCTTTTACTGGTGTTCGTGCTGATAACGGATAATAATGCATCGTTTCAAGTGCTTTTAAGTAATATCCTTCTGCCTCTTGGGCCATGTGCTCCCAAAGAGTAATAAACGCTGGGTTAATAACAGCCATCTCTAAATCTCTCACATGATATTGATAACGATCCATTAATTCTTTTGGTAGATACATTCGATCTCGATCTAAATCTTCCCCTACATCTCTTAGTATATTCGTTATTTGCATGCCAAGCCCCAGTGCAATTGCCCCTTCACGAAGTTCATTCACTTTATCCGGAGCCAAAATTGGTAATAGCATTAATCCGACCGAGCTGGCTACATGATATGAATAGGTAACTACCTCATCCATTGAATAGTATTTTGTTTTCACCAAATCCATTCGTTGCCCCTTTATCATATCAAAAAATGCCGCTTCCTCTAATTGATACTTCTTAAAAGCATCTTTCAACGCAATCCACATGAATTCATGAGCATCATGTGGAATACTGCCTTTTAGGAATTTCTTAAAGTTCATTTCAAATTGTTGTAGCTCCACATGAGGGGCATGCCCTTCATCGACAATATCATCGACAATTCGGCAAAATGCATACACAGCCCATACAGCCTGTTTTTTATCTTTTGGCAATAGGGAGAACGCTTTGAAAAACGTTTTTGAGTGTTGCTTAATTACTTGTTCACATTGTAAATAAGCTGTTTCTACATCAAGCATTTTCTCTCCTCCTCTTCTGTATCACGAAGTAAAGTATCGACCATCATCTTAGCGCCTTGCATAACAATCGGAATTCCACCACCAGGATGGATCGATGCACCTACCGCGTATACATTTTCATACTGCGATGGCTTTGCTTGAGGACGAAACACACCAGATTGAAAAAGAATGGGGGCAATCCCAAAGCTTCCTCCTTCAAATAAACCATCTTGCACCGAATCATTCGGAGTTCTAACTTTTTGCCACACAATATGGTCTCTTAAGTTCGGATAGCCTCTTTTTTCTAGCTCCTCGACAATATCCTCAATAAACTCATGTTCCTTCGACCAATCAATATGAGTACCCGATGGTACCGGAACTAATGTATATAAAACTCCTTTTCCTTCTGGTGCTAGACTTGGATCAATGACTGAAGGATGGAATGAGTAAAAGGAAGGATCAGTAGGAACTATTTTCTTTTCGAATATTTCCCTCATATGGTTTTCAAAATCACTACTCATAAAAAATTGATGCACAGGTGTATCCTGATAAATTTTATCTAAGCCAAAATAAAGCATCACACAGCTAGAGGAAGGTGTATATTTCCGTTGTGTATTCTTCTTTTCCTGTAGTAGCTTTTCAATAACCGGAAAATCTCCATTCAAGATAATTGATTCAGCTTCAATCCATTCATCCTTCCCATTAAGTCCTGTCGCTTTAGACCCGGAATAAGTGAGAGAAGTCACTTCAGTATCTAGCCGAACCTGAATGCCACGACGCTCTATTTCTGTTTGTAACACCTCGACTAAGCTTGCATACCCGCCTTTTAGATAATATATTCCATGCTGGTGTTCACTGAATGAGACTAATGAATAAAGTGCTGGCGATTCATAAGGATTACCACCAATATATAATGATTGGAGAGAATAGGCTAATCTCATGTTTTCTTCTTGAAAATAAGCTTTTAAAGATTGATAGACAGTTCGATAGGCTTTTAATTTCATAAGGGTCTTTACGTTATTTTTTGTCCAGAAATCACGTCTTTTAATAAATGTCCTCTTTATAAAAGCATCCATTCCCTTATCAAATCGAACATTCATATCCTTCATAAATCGTAAGAATCCTTGCTTATCTTTAGGATAAAGTCGCTCTATTTCTGCGATTTGCTTTTCTATGTCTGAGTATTTTTCATAGGAAGTTCCATCTTTAAAATGTATAGAATATAAAGGATCAATCTGTATAAGTTCAAAAGCGTCCGAGGGTACCCCTGCTTCTTCGAGAATACTTGTTAACATATGTGGGAGAAGAACAATAGTTGGTCCTTCATCAATCTTATACTCTCCTTCTCTTACAAATGCCAGCCTGCCACCTAATTGATTACTTTTTTCAAGAATCGTCACATCATATCCCTTTTGATTAAGGAGGAGCGCTGATACCAGTCCACCAATGCCTCCACCAACAATTACTGTCTTCATTTAGCATCCCTCCATTCTACTGGCAGCTTAACGGTCGTTGGTTTTGAATGGTGAAGCTTTTCCATAGCCTCAGTTGTAATCCGAGCTGATTCAAGAATGGTTGGAAGACCGCTACCTGGGTGTGTACCTCCACCAACTAACCAACAGTTCTTTAATTCTTCAAATTCATTATGTGGTCTTAGCACCATCATTTGTGTTAACTGATGCCCCAAATTAAAGGTTGCTCCCTCATAGACAAAAAGATCTTCTTCCCAGTTTTTTGGTGTAATCATTTTTTCTACTTGAATATGCTTCTCCAAGTCTTTATACGCTGTTTTTTCTTCAATTGTTTTTATAACTAGATCTCTAAACTCCTGCTTCTGTTCTTCCCAATCAATCTTGCTAAAGTTACTCGGAACTGGAGCAAGGATGTAAAGTGCAGAGTGTCCTTCAGGTGCTAGTGAATCATCGGTTACACTCGCATTTTGAATATAGATGGAAGGATCCTCTGGCATTGTGAAGGTTTTCGTTATTTCCTCTACATTTTGTTTATAATCCTTTGCAAAAACAATTGTGTGATGAGGAAGGTCATATTGTTTATCTAATCCCAAATAAATCATGAAGGTTGAGCAAGAGTATTTCTTCTTCTTCAATCTCTTTTTTGAATATTTCTTAAGCACTCCATCGTCAACAAGTGTATTCATTGCATGGGCAAAATCTCCATTAATAACCACTTCATCAGAAAAGACTTCTTCCCCATTCTCAAGCTTAACCCCTTTGACCTTTTTGCCATCAAGAAGTAATTTCTTCACACCTTTATTTAAATGAATAGTACCACCGAGTTCTTCAAAAGCAGTAGCCATTGCCTTTGATAGTTGATTCACTCCGCCCTTCGGATGAAAGATACCATACTCATGCTCCATGTAAGACAGAATGGAAAAGGCTCCCGGGCATTCCCAAGGTGACATTCCTAAGTATTTGGATTGAAACGTAAACGAAAGCTTTATTCGTTCATCACTGAAATAGCTGGAGAGTACTTCATATAAGCTTTTTGACACGGTCAATTGCGGAATAGCCTTAAGGACTCTCCATCTAA encodes the following:
- a CDS encoding lysophospholipid acyltransferase family protein, coding for MEATKRAWFEALFDLYNHRLLKKHFHTIYLSSSSAIPLPSQAVFCINHSSWWDALVLFHLNRHVLHKDLYVMMHEKGITEYPFFRKLGAFSVNRAKPRDIIRSLSYSGKLLQEGKTVGLFPQGDEFHLEKRPLQFLPGSISLIEKYKQIPLLPICFYYSFGHVKNPEVYIHIGEPIYYDQLQGNKRKDKNTALERMYTLQLDKLRELVINEKVDSFHPIL
- a CDS encoding phytoene desaturase family protein codes for the protein MKKVAVIGAGLGGLSAAISLATKGYSVELFEKNNHCGGKLMPYELGTHKFDFGPNTITMPDVFKQVFALASENPDDYVTFKKLNVHTRNSFADGSHFDFTSDRSLMKNQLVELDSFGEAHYDSFIKEITRLYTLSEKHFFYKTFQSYTDYLSPTLGKALLQVRPYESLYHFFSRYFQKKEVLEAFSRYATYIGSSPYVSPATFAMIAYLELVQGVYYIEGGNVQLAKAYEKVARKLGITIHLNTKVTKMNVTNKKITSLVLNDAKTAAFDEVVMNADLLKAYPELIHEDNRPHFTNKKRDKYQPSISAFVILAGLSHRNKGLLHHNVFFSRDYEKEFNDLFQSGSYSWEPTIYISNSSYTDQSQSPDGDNLFILVNAPALHQDGELGVDPEAYKQMIYDQLEKRGVQIRDFLVEEKVITPKDIEEKFGAYRGALYGLASNKKIDAFLRPSNFAKDIVNLSFVGGSTHPGGGSPMVVISGLNVAHALGNRL
- a CDS encoding phytoene/squalene synthase family protein, with the protein product MLDVETAYLQCEQVIKQHSKTFFKAFSLLPKDKKQAVWAVYAFCRIVDDIVDEGHAPHVELQQFEMNFKKFLKGSIPHDAHEFMWIALKDAFKKYQLEEAAFFDMIKGQRMDLVKTKYYSMDEVVTYSYHVASSVGLMLLPILAPDKVNELREGAIALGLGMQITNILRDVGEDLDRDRMYLPKELMDRYQYHVRDLEMAVINPAFITLWEHMAQEAEGYYLKALETMHYYPLSARTPVKASALLYREILTIIRKKNYQVFTEKQFVTNEEKSMILESISG
- a CDS encoding phytoene desaturase family protein, translated to MKTVIVGGGIGGLVSALLLNQKGYDVTILEKSNQLGGRLAFVREGEYKIDEGPTIVLLPHMLTSILEEAGVPSDAFELIQIDPLYSIHFKDGTSYEKYSDIEKQIAEIERLYPKDKQGFLRFMKDMNVRFDKGMDAFIKRTFIKRRDFWTKNNVKTLMKLKAYRTVYQSLKAYFQEENMRLAYSLQSLYIGGNPYESPALYSLVSFSEHQHGIYYLKGGYASLVEVLQTEIERRGIQVRLDTEVTSLTYSGSKATGLNGKDEWIEAESIILNGDFPVIEKLLQEKKNTQRKYTPSSSCVMLYFGLDKIYQDTPVHQFFMSSDFENHMREIFEKKIVPTDPSFYSFHPSVIDPSLAPEGKGVLYTLVPVPSGTHIDWSKEHEFIEDIVEELEKRGYPNLRDHIVWQKVRTPNDSVQDGLFEGGSFGIAPILFQSGVFRPQAKPSQYENVYAVGASIHPGGGIPIVMQGAKMMVDTLLRDTEEEERKCLM
- a CDS encoding phytoene desaturase family protein — translated: MIVIGAGPGGLAAAMMLASKGYKVDLFEKQGYIGGRNASIKLDGYTFDMGPTFLSMIHIAEEIFQASGKNLHEYVDLIELQEMYQLIFDDATIHMTRDEQEMIRRLNELSPGEGEGYKRFMDETRKKMNALTPILQSKMDRFHHYLRWRVLKAIPQLTVSKSLYEVLSSYFSDERIKLSFTFQSKYLGMSPWECPGAFSILSYMEHEYGIFHPKGGVNQLSKAMATAFEELGGTIHLNKGVKKLLLDGKKVKGVKLENGEEVFSDEVVINGDFAHAMNTLVDDGVLKKYSKKRLKKKKYSCSTFMIYLGLDKQYDLPHHTIVFAKDYKQNVEEITKTFTMPEDPSIYIQNASVTDDSLAPEGHSALYILAPVPSNFSKIDWEEQKQEFRDLVIKTIEEKTAYKDLEKHIQVEKMITPKNWEEDLFVYEGATFNLGHQLTQMMVLRPHNEFEELKNCWLVGGGTHPGSGLPTILESARITTEAMEKLHHSKPTTVKLPVEWRDAK